The Idiomarina loihiensis L2TR genomic sequence GGCTAAAGCTCATCAACAATTGCAAGTGAGCAAGTCAACAGATGGAGCCGAAACTGAAACCGCAGTGGTTGCGTTATCGAAAGAACAAAGAGTTGTGGAGCTGGCACGCTTATTGGGCGGCGACAAGGTCACCGACATGGCGAAAGCTAACGCGAGAGAATTACTCGCCAGTTAAATTCGTTCTATACTGGCGTTCGGGTAAGTCATTGTTTATCATCGACGCCAATACAATCAATTGAGATTAATTTTAATAGGTATTTCATGTCAAGATTTGGAGTTTTTCTAGTTGCCGTTATAACCTTAAATGGCTGTTCTCTTCTCGATAAAATGGTATATCGCATTGATATTCCTCAGGGAAATTATCTTGAGCAAGACGATGTCGACAAATTGCGTGTAGGAATGACCGAAGAACAAGTGGTTTTTGTGCTGGGAACCCCTGTTGCGCAGAACAGTTTTGACTCTGACCGCTGGGTATACCTTTATAAAATGGATCCCAATTCAGGTGAGGATTACCGTAAAGAACTGGTACTAACCTTCAACGACAAGCGCTTGCAGGATTTTAAAGGCGACTTTGATAAACCAGAAGACTTTAATCAGGCACTGGATCAGTAACTCGCCTCGAAATCTATATCAAGGAGAATTATGGCGAACTCTTCACCTAACGATGAGGTCGTCCGTGTTGTCCGAAGTTCTGGAGACAAACGAGACTATCAGCACCTGACATTAGAGAACCAGCTTAAGGTGTTGTTGGTTCACTGCCCTGATAGCCAGAAAGCCGCGGCGTCTGTCGCGGTAAATGCCGGCCACTTCGATGACCCTGAACATACTCAGGGGTTGGCTCATTTTTTGGAACACATGTTATTTTTAGGAAGCCAGGCGTTTCCTGAACCCTCCGCTTTTGGACACTTCTTAAATTTGCAGGGTGGCCAGCACAACGCCTGGACCGGCACTGAATTTACTAACTATCACTTTGACTGCAATGCTAATGCACTGCCACAGGCGCTGGAATTTTTTTCCGCTATGCTGAAAAAACCATTGCTGTCGGAGAGTTGGATAGACAAAGAAATAAGTTCTATAGAGTCGGAGTTTCGCCTGAAACAGAATGATGAACTCCGACGCTTGTATCAGGTTCACAAGGTTACGGCTAACCCAAAACACCCTTTCAGTCAGTTTTCTGTGGGCAATCTTAATACTCTCAGACACGATGAGCACGGTACCTTAAAAAGCAAATTGCAGCTTTTTTTTAATGAGCATTACGTAGCGCAAAGAATGCGGCTGGTCATTGCAGGGCCTCAATCTATTGCTAAACTTAAGCAATTAGCACACCGCTACTTCGCTGACATTAAGCAGCAACTTACTAAAAAAACTTCTATTAATGCTCCTCTTTATCGCAAGGAACAAAAAGGAGTATGGATAAAAGTTAAGCCCATCAAAGCAGCTTACCGTCTTATTTTGACACTACCGTTACCGAGTATCGACGCAGACTACCC encodes the following:
- a CDS encoding outer membrane protein assembly factor BamE; this encodes MSRFGVFLVAVITLNGCSLLDKMVYRIDIPQGNYLEQDDVDKLRVGMTEEQVVFVLGTPVAQNSFDSDRWVYLYKMDPNSGEDYRKELVLTFNDKRLQDFKGDFDKPEDFNQALDQ